Proteins co-encoded in one Malus sylvestris chromosome 7, drMalSylv7.2, whole genome shotgun sequence genomic window:
- the LOC126630309 gene encoding ferric reduction oxidase 2-like, translated as MVSTSSPAEVKEQETSPSGEGMRTVRSIMRLLLMVVFVGYLMIWIIMPTNTYYLKWFPHIHKKTDSTYFGQEGADILIYTFPILFTATMGCLLLHTGNKNVDINNQSRAKKSYRASWNRPALVKGPLGIVSLIELSFLVMFIALLVWSISSYLHDMFAYATLEAAAKKEHVWENKLGSVALTLGIVGNIGLAFLFFPVSRGSSILQIIGLTSEASIKYHIWLGHLVMTLFTAHGLCYVVYWGSTNQISEMLKWNKVGVSNVAGEVALLAGLAMWAMSIPRIRRKIFELFLYTHHLYIVFLVFFVFHVGFSYACIMLPGFYLFLIDRFLRFLQSQRRIRLVSARVLPCEVVELNFSKSPGLNYSPTSMVFVNVPGISKLQWHPFSVTSSSKFDHDKLSVVIKSEGNWSQKLYQELSSSQPADHLEVSVEGPYGPAPSNMLRHDTIVMVSGGSGITPLISVIRELLFEANNLGGKAPKILLISVFRKTLDLTMLDLILPVSGTNLDISRLQLQIEAYVTREKQPMSESYKPLQTIWFKPNPSDAPVSAILGQNSWLWLGLIISSSFVIFLVLMGILTRYYIYPIDHNSSMIYSDSARSALNMLFLCVSIATTATAVFLWNKKQTLKEMGQIQVLDTPTPTTASPSGRFAVAEQELESLPHRSFVKSTTVHYDRRPDLKRILSEREGSSIGVLVSGPRKMRQEVAAICSSGLANKLHYHSLSFSW; from the exons ATGGTTTCCACTTCAAGTCCAGCAGAGGTGAAAGAACAAGAAACCAGTCCTTCTGGTGAAGGAATGAGGACCGTTCGATCAATCATGAGGCTGCTTCTGATGGTGGTGTTTGTTGGGTACTTGATGATCTGGATCATCATGCCAACCAACACTTACTATCTGAAATGGTTCCCTCATATTCATAAAAAAACCGATTCCACGTATTTTGGCCAAGAAG GTGCAGACATACTTATTTACACATTCCCCATCCTATTTACAGCAACCATGGGCTGCTTATTGCTCCACACGGGAAACAAAAATGTTGACATTAACAACCAAAG CAGGGCGAAAAAATCATACCGGGCATCGTGGAATCGGCCTGCGCTGGTGAAAGGTCCTTTAGGAATTGTTTCTTTGATAGAGCTTTCTTTCCTGGTGATGTTCATTGCCTTACTTGTCTGGTCTATCTCTTCTTACTTACACGACATGTTTGCATATGCCACCCTGGAGGCTGCAGCCAAGAAAGAGCATGT GTGGGAAAATAAGTTGGGAAGTGTAGCACTAACACTAGGGATAGTTGGGAACATTGGCCTAGCCTTTCTCTTCTTCCCTGTGAGCAGAGGCTCTTCCATTCTGCAGATCATTGGCCTCACATCAGAGGCAAGCATCAAGTACCATATCTGGCTAGGGCATCTTGTCATGACGCTCTTCACGGCTCATGGTTTATGTTACGTAGTCTATTGGGGGAGCACTAACCAAATTTCAGAG ATGTTGAAATGGAACAAGGTAGGTGTTTCGAATGTGGCAGGAGAAGTTGCTCTGCTTGCAGGACTAGCCATGTGGGCTATGAGCATCCCTCGCATCAGGCGCAAGATCTTCGAGCTCTTCTTATACACTCACCATCTCTACATTGTCTTCCTTGTCTTCTTTGTGTTTCACGTGGGGTTCTCCTATGCGTGCATCATGCTCCCGGGCTTTTACCTCTTCCTGATTGATAGGTTCTTACGTTTCTTGCAATCTCAGCGTAGAATTCGCCTGGTTTCAGCCCGTGTTCTTCCCTGTGAGGTGGTTGAGTTGAACTTCTCCAAGAGTCCAG GACTGAATTATTCTCCAACAAGCATGGTGTTTGTAAATGTGCCTGGTATTTCAAAGCTGCAATGGCATCCTTTTAGTGTTACTTCTAGCAGCAAATTCGATCATGACAAGCTGAGTGTTGTCATCAAAAGCGAAGGAAATTGGTCTCAGAAGTTGTATCAGGAACTGTCATCCTCTCAGCCCGCAGACCACCTAGAAGTCTCGGTGGAAGGACCGTATGGACCTGCCCCAAGCAACATGCTAAG GCACGACACGATAGTGATGGTGAGCGGAGGAAGCGGTATTACTCCGCTAATCTCCGTCATCCGTGAGCTCCTCTTCGAAGCCAATAACTTAGGCGGCAAGGCTCCAAAAATTCTACTCATATCTGTTTTCAGGAAAACACTAGACCTCACTATGTTGGACCTAATCCTTCCCGTTTCGGGCACAAACCTCGACATTTCTCGCTTGCAATTGCAAATCGAAGCTTATGTGACAAGAGAGAAACAACCCATGTCAGAATCCTACAAACCCCTCCAAACAATTTGGTTCAAGCCGAACCCTTCAGACGCGCCAGTTTCTGCAATTCTAGGCCAAAACAGCTGGCTCTGGCTTGGATTGATCATATCGTCGTCTTTCGTCATCTTTCTTGTGCTGATGGGCATCCTCACAAGATATTACATCTATCCAATTGACCACAACTCCAGCATGATATATTCTGACTCAGCTAGATCTGCCTTAAACATGTTATTTTTATGCGTATCTATAGCCACAACTGCTACAGCAGTTTTCTTATGGAACAAGAAACAGACCCTCAAGGAGATGGGGCAGATTCAAGTCCTGGACACACCAACACCGACAACTGCTTCGCCGAGCGGGCGCTTTGCCGTTGCTGAGCAAGAACTCGAAAGCCTTCCCCACCGGTCTTTCGTCAAGTCCACAACCGTGCACTATGACAGAAGACCCGATCTCAAGA GGATACTATCTGAGCGTGAAGGTTCGAGCATTGGGGTTCTTGTTAGTGGCCCAAGAAAGATGAGGCAAGAAGTGGCTGCAATTTGTTCATCTGGCTTGGCCAACAAACTTCATTACCATTCCCTGAGCTTCAGTTGGTAA